In Microbacterium esteraromaticum, the following proteins share a genomic window:
- a CDS encoding TetR/AcrR family transcriptional regulator, with protein sequence MSNASASDRTARARLDADVILEAGLDLASTGVPSISVRELGTRLGSDPTAIYRHFRSKEALMAALLDELNARAVASVDVPADDWQGRLRALAESTLDWYTRHPAIAVEATSLTTHGAGELTAVELMLDAFHRAGLRDAELVRHYALMATHVLSVTAGIARSHAERQGTGTSTDTSSWFDAPLLADPRTFPLIAANSAALTDLQDRDLFLMGVDLIIESAARTAAS encoded by the coding sequence ATGTCGAACGCCTCAGCCTCCGACCGCACGGCGCGAGCGCGCCTCGACGCCGACGTCATCCTCGAGGCGGGTCTCGACCTGGCATCCACCGGCGTGCCATCGATCTCGGTCCGCGAGCTCGGCACCCGCCTCGGCTCGGATCCGACCGCGATCTACCGCCACTTCCGCAGCAAGGAAGCCCTGATGGCAGCACTGCTCGACGAGCTCAACGCCCGGGCCGTCGCCTCCGTCGACGTGCCGGCCGACGACTGGCAGGGCCGCCTGCGCGCGCTCGCCGAGTCGACCCTCGACTGGTACACCAGGCATCCGGCGATCGCCGTCGAGGCGACCTCACTCACCACCCACGGCGCCGGCGAGCTCACCGCCGTCGAACTCATGCTCGACGCCTTCCACCGCGCGGGCCTGCGCGACGCAGAGCTCGTGCGCCACTACGCCCTGATGGCGACCCATGTGCTCTCGGTCACGGCCGGCATCGCCCGCAGCCACGCCGAGCGGCAGGGCACCGGCACAAGCACCGACACCAGCTCGTGGTTCGACGCGCCGCTGCTCGCCGACCCGCGGACCTTCCCGCTCATCGCGGCCAACAGCGCGGCGCTCACCGACCTGCAGGACCGCGATCTGTTCCTCATGGGGGTGGACCTCATCATCGAATCCGCCGCACGCACCGCGGCATCCTGA